AAGGTTGGGAGCCAATTCCTGAAGCGTGACTTTTGGGTCGACACCCGAGACGAGGAGCAGGCGTCCTCGTCCTTGCTCAAGCAGGGAAAGAGACGTTTCTACACGACCTGTGCCGCCTGTCAGGGCGACAATTCCATCAGAGAAAGGGGGAAGGTTTGGTGTTCGCAGTGCGCTTCGCAGAAACAGTCCGAAGCCGATGAGAAGCAGCGATGCGCAGGTTAGAAGACATACGCCAGCCCAGCGCCACCAGAAGATTTTCGAGAGTCTTTTCCTCATGGCAGGCGGCGCAGCCACACCCGCACGATGATCTGCGCAGTGCACCAGCCGATCAGTGTGACGACGAGGGGGATGCAGCCCAGCCCGATCAGAAGCGTTTGCGGAGCGGCTCCCTGTCCGAATGCGAGCAGGGAGTCCTTCAGGATCACAAGCCGGTTTTCACCGTCCTGCGTCATGGTCGGCATGGAACCGGAAAAAGGCGCCATCAGGCGGGTCAGGATGGCGATGGGCGGAAGAGAAACCAGCGTGCCTGCCAGACCTCCCAGAAAGGACAGGAAAGCCACGCGGGATGCAAAGCGTCTGGCGACATAACCGTCAGATGCTCCCAGTTCGTGGAGAATGGTCACGCTTTCCCGTCGGGAGCCCAATCCGAGCCGTGTCGCCATTCCGATAACCGCGGCCCCGATCGCGCCGACAAGAATGATGGCCAGTCCGGCGCAGAAAAGCAGGCTGCTGGCGACAGTGTGGAGCCGGGAGCGCCAGTCGTCATTTTTTTCGATAAGAGTGCCGGGCGCTCTGGTTGTGAGAAGCGAGGCAAGAGAATCCGACAAGGCCCCGCCCGGCGTCAGATCGACCTCGATCACGGCCGGCAGCGGAAGAGCCGCCGTCCCGGCATTGCCGAGCCAGGGTTTCAGAAGCGCGTCGAGTTCTTTCTCATCCAGCCTGTGAATCCGCATGATGTCCGGCATTGTTTTGAGGACATTCAGAACGGCTTCGATGCGGGTTCCGGCGGAGGTGTGGCTGTCTGTCACTGCCTGTCTGTCTGGGTCGGGAACCTGCACGGTGATCAGGTTGGCGGCCCCTCTGGCCCATCTTTCAGAGAGTGCCTGCGCACCCACTGCTGCTGTGAAAGTCAGTGCGATCAGCAGACTCATGGCGGCGACCATGGTGAGCAGACTGCGGTCCGGCAGCGCGCGGGACAGGGCGAGGCCGTCGCGGACCCGATTGGTCCTACTCATCGGCGAGCAACCGCCCCTGCCGGAGTTGAAGGGCTGGGGCGGGGAAACGCTGGACAAGCGTATCGTTATGCGTGGCGACAACAACAGTGGTGCCAAGGTCCGACAGTTCTCGCAGCATGCCGATAACCCGCGCGGCCTGACTGTCTTCCAGAGCGTTGGTGGGTTCATCCGCCAACAGAAGGCCGGGCCGCATGATCAC
The Acetobacter aceti genome window above contains:
- a CDS encoding ABC transporter permease; the encoded protein is MSRTNRVRDGLALSRALPDRSLLTMVAAMSLLIALTFTAAVGAQALSERWARGAANLITVQVPDPDRQAVTDSHTSAGTRIEAVLNVLKTMPDIMRIHRLDEKELDALLKPWLGNAGTAALPLPAVIEVDLTPGGALSDSLASLLTTRAPGTLIEKNDDWRSRLHTVASSLLFCAGLAIILVGAIGAAVIGMATRLGLGSRRESVTILHELGASDGYVARRFASRVAFLSFLGGLAGTLVSLPPIAILTRLMAPFSGSMPTMTQDGENRLVILKDSLLAFGQGAAPQTLLIGLGCIPLVVTLIGWCTAQIIVRVWLRRLP